One Setaria viridis chromosome 5, Setaria_viridis_v4.0, whole genome shotgun sequence genomic region harbors:
- the LOC140222960 gene encoding uncharacterized protein has product MAMDDGCKQAARPTSPQRMKKKSSRLRVLLPHVACLVLAAAHLARAAQEREPRAVAFVAATHGALALLFLCLGRHDVAAPTGEARGRLRVLVWALSAALTGMFACRVAAAMPRPLALLVYGMAVLVASGGFVLLFLCDAGEYGDAGLGIRT; this is encoded by the coding sequence ATGGCCATGGACGACGGCTGCAAGCAGGCAGCTAGGCCGACGTCGCCGCagcggatgaagaagaagagctcgCGCCTCCGCGTCCTGCTCCCGCACGTTGCCTGCCTGGTGCTCGCGGCCGCCCACCTCGCGCGCGCCGCGCAGGAGCGCGAACCGCGGGCCGTGGCCTTCGTCGCGGCCACGCACGGCGCCCTCGCGCTGCTCTTCCTCTGCCTCGGCAGGCACGATGTGGCGGCGCCCACCGGCGAGGCGAGGGGGCGGCTCAGGGTTTTGGTCTGGGCGCTGTCGGCGGCGCTGACGGGCATGTTCGCCTGccgcgtggcggcggcgatgccgcGGCCGCTGGCCCTTCTCGTCTACGGCATGGCGGTTCTCGTCGCTTCCGGTGGGTTCGTCTTGCTGTTCCTCTGCGACGCCGGGGAGTACGGTGATGCTGGCTTGGGGATACGTACGTGA